One part of the Aurantibacillus circumpalustris genome encodes these proteins:
- a CDS encoding gliding motility-associated C-terminal domain-containing protein: MRKITTYFLCTYILCLVAPRYNAQGFGLNYDFESSTPSTITLNNQLSGWNISHGVWGGGITTCNQINCCALPPNGSELIEAPNGFIDPIIGAIYPVYSVFGDSAGNPNGSLINTHLNMSLSGDKFLRLNNKVGGTAGNRIESLTRTLSVTATMNVLDVAYMILTNGAHNCCESPGFRMTISSSTCAIVFNSTCPNLGNSPTFYVPVTGQLSTNPNSIMFSKWRVKRFDLTDYIGQNVTLTINACGCLFDGHFGYAYVDTRFGTGMFTVYNMAIPGGTVNVPYCKRDSLVIYGPKFYNTYDWSGPQGFSSSSPNIVPTVSGVYTLNLDMAIPCDAGTKTISVNFLPEPFIYSSTSSICPGGTAILTASGSASYTWTHNGSTSPSVAVSAFQNTAYSVICLDTNGCLAPAFFTIAMLSEPTLTIHTNPKICVGDVMKISAFGANTYSWQSSNGYVGNLQQVLINSNSYPEVVTFSLAGTAANSCTSTASYSIKSYPLPLALINITPSQTVCVNSGLNMSGTGGVRYEWRGPANFFNTKQNAYFIPSSLIQAGEYTLCAIDTNGCRGYSTKTIALNDLPYGQLKGVLSGCAPFLAEFEFVQTGSRRTKLLSSEWKIENVVYSEKMFSHWIKSSGNFLVEGNMLDSNACANTYSFYVNSYPKPRADFQYAPQQPVENQDYIEFTDMSTGENLTKWNWFFYNNQNNSTNQNVSFLFENEGVYAVAHLVQNEWGCADSLVQEIKVFPDIAIFVPNAFTPNGDERNPSFKPVTRGILSYRLQVFSRWGQLIYDGNEKDPGWDGTFGEADCQEGVYVWKLSAKDARNNENEQKGFVDLIR, from the coding sequence ATGCGTAAAATCACAACCTATTTTCTTTGTACGTATATTCTTTGTCTGGTTGCTCCCCGATATAACGCGCAAGGATTTGGTTTAAATTATGATTTTGAGTCATCAACCCCTTCAACAATTACCTTAAATAACCAGTTGAGCGGTTGGAATATAAGCCATGGCGTCTGGGGTGGAGGTATCACCACTTGTAATCAAATAAATTGTTGTGCTTTACCTCCCAATGGTTCTGAATTAATAGAAGCGCCGAACGGTTTTATTGATCCGATTATCGGAGCTATCTACCCTGTTTATTCAGTTTTTGGGGACTCTGCTGGCAATCCTAATGGAAGCCTTATTAACACCCACCTAAACATGTCTTTAAGTGGGGATAAATTTTTAAGACTTAATAATAAGGTGGGTGGTACGGCCGGGAATCGAATTGAAAGTTTAACCCGTACTTTATCTGTTACCGCAACCATGAACGTATTAGATGTTGCTTATATGATTCTCACAAACGGTGCGCACAATTGTTGTGAATCACCTGGCTTTAGAATGACTATTAGTTCGTCTACCTGTGCCATAGTTTTTAACAGCACTTGCCCAAACCTTGGTAACAGTCCAACTTTTTATGTACCGGTCACTGGTCAGTTGAGTACAAATCCTAATAGCATTATGTTTAGTAAATGGCGAGTGAAACGCTTTGATTTAACCGATTACATTGGTCAAAACGTTACGTTAACTATTAACGCCTGTGGTTGTTTATTTGATGGTCATTTTGGTTATGCTTATGTGGATACAAGGTTTGGTACTGGCATGTTTACCGTTTATAATATGGCAATTCCCGGAGGAACTGTGAATGTACCTTACTGCAAAAGAGATTCCTTAGTTATATACGGACCAAAGTTTTATAACACTTACGATTGGTCTGGTCCGCAGGGTTTTTCATCCAGTTCTCCAAATATTGTTCCAACGGTTTCGGGTGTGTACACATTAAATTTAGATATGGCAATTCCCTGTGACGCGGGAACTAAGACGATTAGTGTAAATTTTTTACCAGAACCTTTTATTTATAGTTCAACCTCATCAATTTGCCCCGGCGGAACCGCCATATTAACTGCCAGTGGAAGTGCTAGTTATACGTGGACACACAATGGCTCAACAAGTCCAAGTGTTGCAGTTAGTGCTTTTCAAAACACTGCCTATTCTGTAATTTGTCTTGATACAAACGGTTGCCTTGCTCCAGCTTTTTTTACGATCGCTATGTTAAGCGAACCAACTTTAACTATTCACACTAATCCAAAAATTTGTGTAGGAGATGTTATGAAAATCTCTGCTTTTGGAGCAAACACATACAGTTGGCAGAGTTCCAACGGCTATGTTGGGAATTTGCAACAAGTACTAATTAACTCAAATTCATATCCCGAAGTTGTTACCTTCTCTCTTGCAGGAACCGCAGCGAATAGTTGTACTTCTACAGCCAGTTATTCTATTAAATCTTACCCTTTACCCCTGGCACTCATTAATATTACTCCTTCGCAAACAGTATGTGTAAATTCGGGTTTAAATATGTCGGGTACTGGCGGTGTTCGCTATGAATGGAGGGGACCGGCCAATTTTTTTAATACCAAACAAAACGCTTATTTTATCCCCAGTAGTTTAATTCAGGCAGGTGAATACACGCTGTGTGCTATAGATACTAACGGTTGTAGAGGTTATAGTACAAAAACGATTGCTTTAAATGATCTCCCTTACGGACAATTAAAAGGCGTTTTATCAGGATGCGCACCATTTTTGGCTGAATTTGAATTTGTTCAAACAGGTTCAAGAAGAACCAAACTCCTAAGTTCGGAATGGAAAATTGAAAACGTTGTTTACAGCGAAAAAATGTTCAGCCATTGGATTAAGAGCTCAGGAAATTTTTTGGTAGAAGGAAATATGTTAGATTCCAATGCCTGCGCAAACACCTATTCTTTCTATGTAAATTCATATCCAAAACCGCGGGCCGATTTTCAATATGCCCCACAACAGCCAGTGGAAAATCAAGATTATATTGAATTTACAGATATGTCAACAGGCGAGAACCTAACAAAATGGAACTGGTTTTTCTATAACAATCAAAATAATTCGACTAATCAAAATGTTTCGTTTTTATTCGAAAATGAAGGTGTGTATGCCGTAGCACATCTGGTTCAAAACGAATGGGGATGTGCAGACAGCCTAGTTCAAGAAATTAAAGTTTTCCCAGATATTGCCATCTTTGTTCCTAATGCATTTACGCCAAACGGTGACGAAAGAAACCCAAGCTTTAAACCCGTTACTAGGGGTATTTTATCTTATCGTCTTCAAGTATTTAGCCGTTGGGGTCAACTTATTTATGATGGAAACGAAAAGGACCCGGGCTGGGATGGTACTTTCGGGGAGGCCGATTGTCAAGAAGGTGTATATGTATGGAAACTAAGCGCGAAAGATGCACGTAACAATGAAAATGAACAGAAAGGGTTTGTTGATTTGATAAGGTAG
- a CDS encoding DEAD/DEAH box helicase, with translation MPFSALGLPPSLIQALAEQKYSEPYPIQKEAIPAILKRRDILGIAQTGSGKTASYVLPILQNLQGNTASKNRHVKVLVLVPTRELAAQVREVFYVFGTNLPQKIKSLAVYGGVSINPQMMALQGVNVLVATPGRLIELVESNAVHLSEIDTLVLDEADKMLNLGFKEEMQKIFAMLPKKRQNLLFSATLSEDLEGLKQLVLRDPVVIKIEEEKNNIDLISQLGYFVSEEKKGPLLRYLIKHNAMKQVLVFTSSSYKADNVADKLRKNGIDASAMHGKKSQEARTEALSRFKKGTLRVLVTTDLLSRGIDIKFLPHVINYELPRSPKDYIHRIGRTGRAESPGDAFSFITPEDQHHFKIIQKKMGKWVTMIDSEGLDLQGI, from the coding sequence ATGCCTTTTTCAGCACTCGGTCTTCCTCCTTCTTTAATTCAGGCCTTAGCCGAGCAAAAATATAGCGAACCCTATCCCATTCAAAAAGAAGCCATACCAGCTATTCTTAAACGGAGAGATATTTTAGGGATTGCACAAACAGGTTCAGGAAAAACTGCTTCGTACGTATTACCCATTCTACAAAATTTACAAGGCAATACCGCTTCAAAAAACCGACACGTAAAAGTATTAGTGCTTGTTCCTACCCGCGAACTTGCGGCGCAAGTAAGAGAAGTATTTTATGTGTTTGGAACAAATTTGCCGCAAAAAATAAAATCACTTGCCGTATATGGTGGCGTTTCTATTAACCCGCAAATGATGGCTCTGCAAGGAGTAAACGTACTTGTAGCAACACCCGGTCGTTTAATAGAACTCGTAGAAAGCAACGCTGTTCATCTTTCAGAAATTGATACACTTGTATTAGATGAAGCAGATAAAATGCTCAATCTTGGTTTTAAAGAAGAAATGCAAAAAATATTTGCAATGCTTCCGAAAAAACGTCAAAATCTTTTATTCTCTGCAACTCTGAGTGAAGATCTGGAAGGCCTGAAACAACTTGTGTTGCGAGATCCGGTTGTTATAAAAATTGAAGAAGAAAAAAATAACATCGATTTAATTTCTCAACTCGGCTATTTTGTAAGTGAAGAAAAAAAAGGTCCGCTTTTGCGCTACCTCATTAAACACAATGCCATGAAACAAGTGTTGGTATTTACTTCTTCCTCCTACAAAGCAGATAATGTTGCCGATAAATTGAGAAAAAACGGTATTGATGCGTCGGCCATGCATGGCAAAAAAAGTCAGGAAGCAAGAACAGAAGCTTTGAGTCGCTTTAAAAAAGGTACACTGCGCGTTTTAGTAACTACTGATTTATTATCACGTGGTATTGATATTAAATTTTTACCCCATGTAATCAATTACGAATTACCACGCTCTCCTAAAGACTACATTCATCGTATTGGCAGAACTGGCCGCGCTGAGTCTCCTGGCGATGCATTTTCATTTATAACACCCGAAGACCAACATCATTTTAAAATCATTCAAAAAAAAATGGGCAAATGGGTAACCATGATTGATAGTGAAGGTTTGGATTTGCAGGGGATATAG
- a CDS encoding YtxH domain-containing protein → MSDSDSNNNMGKIIGGVIIGLAAGAALGILLAPDKGSETRKKINTGAKELADNLKDKVMEGVDSIKQKFNDHARVNQS, encoded by the coding sequence ATGAGCGATTCAGATTCAAACAACAACATGGGTAAAATTATTGGTGGAGTAATTATTGGTTTAGCGGCTGGAGCTGCTTTAGGAATTTTATTAGCACCAGATAAAGGAAGTGAAACCCGCAAAAAAATTAACACTGGTGCCAAAGAATTGGCCGATAATTTAAAAGATAAAGTAATGGAAGGCGTTGATTCTATTAAACAAAAATTTAATGATCACGCAAGAGTAAACCAATCTTGA
- a CDS encoding RNA polymerase sigma-70 factor produces the protein MKIRKKVQLNEQEYWQNVSRGDKKAFEQLFNTHYQPLCNYAYSLLKDIDEAEEVVQNTFFNVWSKRETLQITTSFKSYIYRAVHNDSLNKIKHGKVKASYATDYKSSMSGGFDSSSQILEAKELGKQINEAIASLPEQCGNVFKLSRFENLKYSEIAEQLEISVKTVENHMGKALKILRSQLKDYLPLVAWLFFIN, from the coding sequence ATGAAAATTCGTAAAAAGGTGCAGTTAAACGAGCAGGAATATTGGCAAAACGTCAGCCGGGGCGATAAAAAAGCGTTTGAACAGTTGTTCAACACGCATTATCAACCTTTGTGTAATTACGCCTACTCATTACTTAAAGACATAGACGAAGCAGAAGAGGTGGTACAGAATACTTTTTTTAACGTATGGAGTAAAAGGGAAACCTTACAAATTACAACATCGTTCAAATCATACATTTATCGTGCTGTGCATAACGATAGTTTGAATAAGATTAAGCACGGTAAGGTAAAAGCTAGTTATGCTACGGATTATAAGAGCTCTATGTCTGGAGGGTTTGATAGCAGCTCACAAATTTTAGAAGCAAAAGAATTAGGAAAACAAATTAACGAAGCCATCGCTTCTTTACCCGAACAATGTGGAAATGTATTTAAGTTGAGCCGTTTTGAAAATTTAAAATATTCGGAAATAGCAGAGCAATTAGAAATCTCGGTAAAAACCGTTGAAAACCACATGGGCAAAGCTTTGAAGATATTACGTTCTCAGTTAAAAGATTATTTACCGCTTGTAGCTTGGTTATTCTTTATAAATTAA
- a CDS encoding FecR family protein — MDKGLENIDDLIAKFLSGEAGKEESNQLEAWMESDPENRVYFEDAKKMFAQIDNFKIAHRVNTVKAWEKLNERISSETEAQEESKIIPLFRRSSFFRSAASLLLITALALLVNYFLGNSSPDPTVLTATSQVLDKKLPDGSTVTINKNSEIAYVMHDKVREVKLKGEAFFEVVHNEEAPFEIMIDDIIIKDIGTSFNVKAFPESNTIEVLVESGEVYFYSTSQKGVNLVKGEKATYNKTTKQFVKLTPSPTENIASYKSKVFYFKGNILREVVNQVNEVYGSSIVLGDPRLGNCRLSTMFHDAPLDTIVEIISETLDLKIERKGEKIILNGTPCAE; from the coding sequence ATGGACAAAGGTTTAGAAAATATAGATGATTTGATTGCTAAATTTCTTTCTGGTGAGGCCGGTAAAGAGGAGAGTAATCAGCTTGAAGCCTGGATGGAGAGCGATCCCGAGAATCGGGTATATTTTGAGGACGCAAAAAAAATGTTTGCTCAAATAGACAATTTTAAAATTGCACATCGGGTAAACACAGTTAAGGCATGGGAAAAACTGAATGAGAGAATTTCTTCTGAAACCGAAGCCCAAGAAGAATCAAAAATTATTCCATTATTTAGGCGTTCGTCTTTTTTCAGATCCGCCGCTTCCCTGCTTTTAATTACAGCACTTGCCTTACTCGTAAATTATTTTTTAGGCAATTCAAGTCCTGATCCAACTGTACTTACTGCTACAAGCCAAGTGCTTGATAAAAAATTACCAGATGGGTCAACTGTCACAATCAATAAAAATTCAGAAATAGCCTACGTGATGCATGATAAGGTGCGTGAGGTAAAGCTTAAGGGTGAAGCGTTTTTCGAGGTTGTGCATAATGAAGAGGCTCCATTTGAAATAATGATTGACGACATCATAATAAAAGATATTGGCACATCGTTTAATGTGAAAGCCTTTCCTGAAAGTAATACCATTGAAGTTTTAGTAGAAAGTGGAGAAGTGTATTTTTATTCGACATCGCAGAAAGGTGTTAATTTGGTTAAAGGCGAAAAGGCTACCTATAACAAAACAACAAAACAATTTGTGAAATTAACTCCGAGTCCGACTGAAAACATAGCGAGTTATAAATCGAAAGTATTTTATTTTAAAGGAAATATTTTACGTGAGGTTGTTAATCAAGTTAACGAAGTATATGGAAGCAGTATTGTTTTAGGAGATCCCCGTCTGGGTAATTGCAGATTGTCAACCATGTTTCATGATGCACCATTGGATACTATAGTAGAAATTATTTCAGAAACCCTTGATTTAAAAATAGAACGCAAAGGAGAAAAAATAATTTTGAATGGAACTCCCTGCGCTGAATAA
- a CDS encoding carboxypeptidase-like regulatory domain-containing protein: protein MKKIVCIFLFVFCCKHISAIVPALEREVNLFLNNESFGNVLIKIQEQTGLIFSYKPSIVKGIGLITLNLSHKSVREALALMLPKSVTYKAKNNYIILKEKPVEVNPKKTEISGYVIDKETEKKVANVTIYDKESLQSVNTDEYGYYSISLPSNNDKISVNKENYKDTIFSLVNVKENKLNNITMVPVNDSVRKNDSLVWKDKFRDIGLYTSNVYKKIKGFVNTINVRDTIERNFQVSLIPFVGTNRKLSGNVVNRTSFNILGGVAKGSHGIEVGGLFNIDRNTVKGFQIAGLFNIVGDSVKGAQAAGVFNITGKSAAGLQVAMLMNVNAGTQKGVQFAGLMNLNSKSSNGISVAGLMNITGTAKGLQASFMGNINDTLKGAALSSVFNVTDYGINSIQISNGFNKQNHGSSLLQVAALFNSTNYLKGIQIAPFNFADSAVGVPVGLFSFVKKGVHQIELSADELFTLNLSFRSGVPHFYNIFSIGYEPGSDLKLWQLGYGVGTSFKIKKKLRSDITVTMHHISAGDFYFATNDIYKAYLGLEYKFGKKFSIAGGPTFNVLRSDALLPDYPVYQNISPNYLFDQTNSNNFNLKGWIGGRLALRFL, encoded by the coding sequence ATGAAAAAAATTGTATGCATCTTCTTGTTTGTTTTTTGTTGCAAACATATTTCGGCAATTGTACCCGCTCTTGAGCGTGAAGTAAATCTTTTTTTAAATAATGAATCATTTGGAAATGTTCTAATAAAAATTCAAGAACAAACCGGATTAATTTTCTCATATAAACCGAGTATAGTAAAGGGAATTGGACTAATTACTTTAAATCTTAGTCACAAGTCTGTGCGCGAAGCCTTAGCACTTATGCTTCCTAAATCGGTTACTTATAAAGCGAAAAATAACTACATCATCTTAAAAGAAAAACCTGTTGAAGTAAATCCAAAAAAAACAGAAATAAGTGGTTACGTTATTGACAAAGAAACTGAGAAAAAAGTAGCAAACGTTACCATTTACGATAAAGAAAGTTTGCAGTCTGTTAACACCGATGAATACGGGTATTATTCAATTAGTCTTCCTAGCAACAATGATAAAATAAGCGTCAACAAAGAAAATTATAAGGATACAATTTTTTCCCTCGTTAATGTAAAAGAAAATAAACTGAATAATATTACCATGGTTCCTGTGAACGATTCTGTTCGCAAAAACGATTCACTAGTTTGGAAAGATAAATTTCGTGACATTGGTCTTTATACAAGTAACGTGTATAAGAAAATAAAAGGTTTTGTAAATACAATAAATGTCCGCGATACTATTGAACGCAATTTTCAGGTTTCTCTTATTCCTTTTGTAGGGACAAATCGTAAGTTATCTGGAAACGTTGTAAACAGAACATCATTCAATATTTTGGGTGGAGTAGCTAAAGGGTCCCATGGTATTGAAGTGGGTGGGCTGTTTAATATTGACCGCAACACTGTAAAAGGTTTTCAAATTGCAGGTTTATTTAACATTGTTGGAGATTCGGTTAAAGGCGCACAGGCTGCTGGAGTTTTTAATATTACAGGAAAATCAGCAGCAGGTTTGCAAGTGGCAATGTTAATGAATGTAAATGCGGGAACACAAAAAGGTGTTCAGTTTGCTGGTTTGATGAACCTGAATAGCAAAAGTTCAAACGGCATAAGTGTTGCTGGTTTAATGAATATTACAGGAACGGCAAAGGGACTTCAAGCATCATTTATGGGCAATATAAATGATACACTTAAAGGGGCTGCGTTGTCTTCGGTTTTTAATGTAACAGATTATGGTATAAATAGTATTCAGATTTCAAATGGATTTAATAAACAAAATCATGGCTCAAGTCTGTTACAAGTGGCAGCACTTTTTAACTCCACTAATTATTTAAAAGGAATTCAAATTGCGCCATTTAATTTTGCAGACTCAGCAGTTGGTGTACCTGTTGGTTTATTTAGTTTTGTAAAAAAGGGTGTTCATCAAATTGAATTAAGTGCTGATGAGTTGTTTACCTTAAATCTTTCTTTCCGTTCAGGTGTACCACATTTTTATAATATTTTTAGTATTGGATACGAGCCCGGTTCAGACTTAAAATTGTGGCAATTGGGTTACGGTGTAGGAACCTCGTTTAAAATCAAAAAGAAATTACGAAGTGATATTACCGTTACCATGCACCATATTAGTGCTGGTGATTTTTATTTTGCAACAAATGATATTTATAAAGCATATTTAGGATTAGAATATAAGTTTGGAAAAAAGTTTTCTATTGCTGGTGGTCCAACATTTAATGTGTTGAGGAGCGACGCGCTTTTACCTGATTATCCTGTTTATCAGAACATCAGCCCTAATTATTTATTTGATCAAACTAACTCCAACAATTTTAATTTAAAAGGTTGGATAGGTGGTCGACTCGCATTAAGATTTTTGTAA
- a CDS encoding head GIN domain-containing protein, giving the protein MKTLKLISSLVILSIFFQSCQKGGPWGIMGKGDNITETKDIGEFDRVHLSIDADVFYTQDSVYKVEVSAQSNILAVLSTEVKSGVLTFDFKRNVWDHEKIKITVHSPRINEINISGSGNVTTQNAITTNDLELSISGSGSVYIASLNAVSLKADISGSGDVTIYSGSLISQNLSLSGFGKIDAENIMAKICTADISGSGDITVNVSDNLNATISGSGNISYKGNPTLEVDISGSGKLVKIN; this is encoded by the coding sequence ATGAAAACGCTAAAATTAATTTCCAGTCTAGTAATCTTAAGTATATTTTTTCAATCATGCCAAAAAGGTGGGCCATGGGGGATTATGGGTAAAGGTGACAATATCACCGAAACAAAAGACATAGGTGAATTTGATAGAGTTCATTTATCTATAGATGCTGATGTTTTTTATACGCAAGATTCCGTCTATAAAGTTGAAGTCTCAGCTCAATCAAATATTCTGGCAGTTCTATCGACTGAAGTGAAAAGTGGTGTTCTTACTTTTGATTTTAAAAGAAATGTCTGGGATCATGAAAAGATAAAAATTACAGTTCACTCTCCTCGAATAAATGAAATAAACATAAGCGGAAGTGGTAATGTGACAACGCAAAACGCAATAACTACAAATGATTTAGAACTAAGTATAAGCGGTTCGGGGAGTGTTTATATTGCGTCATTAAACGCTGTTAGTTTAAAGGCGGATATTAGTGGCAGTGGGGATGTTACAATCTATAGCGGTTCTCTCATCAGTCAAAATCTTTCTTTAAGTGGCTTTGGAAAAATTGACGCTGAAAATATTATGGCGAAAATTTGTACTGCTGATATCAGTGGATCGGGTGATATTACAGTTAATGTTTCTGATAATTTGAATGCAACTATTTCTGGAAGCGGAAATATTAGTTATAAAGGTAATCCAACTCTTGAGGTTGATATTAGTGGCTCTGGTAAGCTTGTCAAGATAAATTAA
- a CDS encoding TonB-dependent receptor, whose product MNRFNIIFCAIAFLVLVSNKKKAQTVSQTIRGTVVDKISQTPIPGAVIQVLNSNPLQVVSSDMNGDFKLTNVLVGKQSLRIAYLGYKEIFMQNLSLNAGKELVLNVNMEEDAMQMQEVEITAKVEKNKPLNDMSAVSTRAFSVEETQKFAAAANDPARMALAFAGVVAAGDGNNNISIRGNSPNGLLWRMEGVEIPNPNHFSNVGTSGGGISILSAQLLNNSDFSTGAFAAEYGNALSGVFDLKLRKGNNQKHEYTVQLGVLGLDLSTEGPFKKGYGGSYLINYRYSTLSVLGKIGVPLGNAITNFQDLSFNISLPTKKFGSFGVFGFGGISDQTAYAKKDSALWNEDSFYRADSKFYANTGAIGLTNTLLLKNQSYLKTALVYSGTQNGYKQDKLENDYTTFIRDYEQKFVQTKLTLSSVYTQKISAKSNIRTGIILNQLGYSLSLRDMTDTTVLIDKIKVEGNTQTAQAFFQWNYKLTKKLTTNLGLHYFQLFLNNSNSVEPRASLKYELTPKNNLSLGYGLHSQLQPIGVYFAKQNLTDDSYTTPNKNLGLSKAHHLVVGYDRVLNEFSHIKTELYYQHLYNIPISNDRTGTYSILNVMDGYNTEPLTNKGLGRNYGAELTYERFLHKNLYYLLSASLYDSKYKAANNKWYNTRFNTNFALTFTAGKEWVLSGGTKNRIIGFNIKSIYVGGFRYTPIDLQASIAAGEQKIDDTKTFAEQNPAYYRLDIRISLKRNYKHVTSTLALDIQNTTNRKNVGGQYFDSGTGEVKYWYQTPLLPLLSYRLEF is encoded by the coding sequence ATGAATAGATTTAATATTATTTTTTGCGCAATTGCATTTTTAGTACTTGTGTCTAATAAGAAAAAGGCTCAAACAGTTTCTCAAACAATACGAGGAACCGTTGTAGATAAAATATCTCAAACTCCCATACCTGGAGCTGTTATACAGGTTTTAAATTCAAATCCTTTGCAGGTTGTTAGCTCCGACATGAATGGAGATTTTAAACTAACAAATGTTTTGGTGGGCAAACAAAGTCTGAGAATTGCTTATTTGGGTTACAAGGAAATTTTTATGCAAAATCTTTCGCTCAATGCAGGAAAAGAACTAGTTCTTAATGTTAACATGGAAGAAGACGCTATGCAAATGCAAGAGGTTGAAATAACCGCAAAAGTTGAGAAAAACAAACCACTAAACGACATGTCGGCTGTGAGTACACGTGCTTTTTCTGTGGAGGAAACACAAAAGTTTGCAGCGGCGGCAAACGATCCTGCGCGCATGGCTCTGGCCTTTGCTGGCGTTGTAGCGGCTGGTGATGGCAATAATAATATTTCAATTCGTGGTAATTCTCCCAATGGCCTTTTATGGCGAATGGAGGGTGTAGAGATTCCTAATCCCAACCATTTTTCCAATGTCGGAACATCGGGAGGTGGAATCTCTATTTTAAGCGCACAACTATTAAATAATTCTGATTTTTCTACCGGAGCATTTGCAGCGGAGTATGGTAACGCACTGTCAGGAGTATTTGATTTAAAGCTAAGAAAAGGAAATAATCAAAAGCATGAGTACACTGTTCAACTCGGGGTGCTTGGTTTAGATTTGTCCACAGAAGGTCCTTTTAAGAAAGGCTACGGTGGTTCTTATCTCATCAATTACCGCTATTCCACTTTATCAGTTCTAGGTAAAATTGGAGTGCCGCTTGGTAATGCTATCACAAATTTTCAAGATCTTTCCTTTAATATTTCTCTCCCAACAAAAAAGTTTGGAAGCTTTGGCGTATTTGGTTTTGGCGGAATAAGTGATCAAACGGCTTACGCTAAAAAGGATTCTGCTTTATGGAATGAAGATAGTTTTTACAGAGCTGATTCAAAATTCTATGCTAATACTGGTGCAATTGGACTAACCAACACGCTTCTTCTGAAAAATCAATCTTACCTTAAAACAGCTCTTGTTTATTCAGGAACGCAAAACGGATATAAACAAGATAAATTAGAAAACGATTACACAACTTTTATACGCGACTATGAGCAAAAGTTTGTGCAAACGAAACTAACACTTTCAAGTGTTTACACTCAAAAAATAAGTGCAAAAAGTAATATCAGAACCGGAATCATTTTAAATCAACTCGGATATAGCCTTTCTCTGCGCGATATGACTGATACAACCGTACTCATTGATAAAATAAAAGTGGAAGGTAATACTCAAACCGCACAAGCCTTTTTTCAGTGGAATTATAAGTTGACTAAAAAATTGACTACAAATTTGGGTTTACATTATTTTCAATTGTTTCTTAATAATTCTAATTCTGTTGAACCACGCGCTTCTTTAAAATATGAATTAACTCCTAAAAATAATTTAAGTCTGGGTTATGGATTACATAGTCAATTACAACCAATAGGTGTTTATTTTGCTAAACAAAATCTAACCGACGATTCATACACTACACCAAATAAGAATTTAGGCTTGAGTAAAGCGCATCACTTGGTTGTTGGATACGACAGAGTTTTAAATGAATTCTCTCACATCAAAACAGAACTGTACTACCAACATTTATATAACATTCCTATTAGTAATGATCGAACAGGTACGTATTCCATTTTAAATGTCATGGATGGTTACAATACAGAGCCTCTTACAAATAAAGGTTTAGGAAGAAATTATGGTGCAGAATTGACTTACGAAAGATTCCTTCATAAAAATCTATACTATTTGTTGTCGGCATCGTTATACGATTCAAAATATAAAGCGGCTAATAATAAATGGTACAATACACGCTTTAATACAAATTTCGCACTCACCTTTACTGCCGGTAAGGAGTGGGTTTTAAGTGGTGGGACAAAGAATAGAATTATTGGTTTTAATATTAAATCTATTTATGTTGGAGGATTTAGATACACGCCAATTGATCTACAAGCTTCTATTGCTGCTGGTGAGCAAAAGATAGATGATACAAAAACATTTGCTGAACAAAACCCAGCTTATTATCGTTTAGACATTCGCATCAGTTTAAAACGAAATTATAAACACGTAACAAGCACATTAGCTTTGGATATTCAGAATACAACTAATCGTAAAAATGTTGGAGGGCAATATTTTGATTCCGGAACGGGAGAGGTAAAATATTGGTACCAAACGCCTTTGTTGCCTTTACTGAGTTATCGTTTGGAGTTTTAG